A single genomic interval of uncultured Sphaerochaeta sp. harbors:
- a CDS encoding molybdopterin cofactor-binding domain-containing protein — MTEKRSSTGKVTTLHGYIVTSSVDAGRIEEISLPTLDNNFVLVTTRDIPGTNRVRVLDASTPLLTSSVISYYHQPILALFGYDTESVQLKSKEINISYQLPSGEETSPPVETKPFSFQFGNLEEAIKEDGLEVLERTYHYSGSNYESNTLSRISVVLEDDILHITTPTQWPSHVRETVSDVTGIPKRRIVIHREPFFAPHDEMLITPSTMCAIASIACLKGNCPVEMLINAESIRPDLTIKRKTWFFSDGRTQAESIEAVVDQGSVSLFSDEMANQLIAGLVPLYSLMSLSISITFNTSRKRPAHFFGDLGYSDALCSTESHYSALAKLSGYNPLTWRLKFASESTSHSQVIRSDKYAKLKELITTVSDSSDFQRKNAAYEMQAQMRVKLSTFFNYSRGVALACGAGISGFSSECRSLPHQPVQITLNPNNKVEVNTSFYTIGSSAEIWKQIISEELQVSKSDITFVEEQKEMLDSGPSVLTANSGRMPQQIQKACNQIKEKRFVQPLPICESVLSPKQPGMKGSMFLSNSWVATALELEIDSVTLQPLVRRVWCAVSLSRVFDEQSLRSKIRHTIVTTLREAGALLSHSDTFNIEITIKDEGQQISSSITSALKGVITSAFISALEQALGYPVGKIPVDGETLLEALRGNV, encoded by the coding sequence ATGACAGAAAAACGATCATCGACAGGCAAGGTGACCACCCTCCACGGCTACATCGTCACCTCATCGGTCGATGCCGGCCGAATAGAGGAAATCTCACTACCTACATTGGACAACAACTTTGTACTGGTCACCACCAGGGATATCCCGGGAACAAACCGCGTGCGCGTGTTGGATGCATCCACCCCCCTGCTCACCTCCTCGGTCATCTCGTATTATCACCAACCCATTCTTGCACTCTTTGGATACGATACTGAGTCTGTCCAACTTAAAAGCAAGGAGATCAATATCTCTTACCAACTTCCCAGTGGCGAGGAGACTTCCCCACCAGTGGAAACAAAACCCTTCTCCTTCCAATTCGGCAACCTGGAGGAAGCCATCAAGGAAGATGGGCTGGAAGTGCTTGAGCGTACCTATCACTATAGTGGGAGCAATTATGAGAGCAATACTCTCTCGCGTATCAGTGTAGTGCTTGAGGATGACATCCTGCATATCACCACGCCTACCCAGTGGCCTAGCCATGTCAGGGAGACCGTAAGTGATGTTACCGGCATTCCCAAACGCCGCATTGTAATCCATCGCGAACCGTTCTTTGCCCCACATGATGAGATGCTCATCACACCGAGCACCATGTGTGCCATAGCATCCATTGCCTGCCTGAAAGGCAACTGCCCGGTCGAGATGCTCATCAATGCAGAGAGCATACGCCCAGACCTTACCATCAAACGAAAGACCTGGTTCTTCAGCGACGGTCGAACCCAAGCTGAATCAATTGAGGCAGTAGTCGACCAAGGGAGTGTTTCGTTGTTCAGTGATGAGATGGCCAATCAACTGATTGCCGGCTTGGTACCGCTGTATAGCCTGATGTCGCTAAGCATATCCATTACATTCAACACCTCTCGAAAAAGACCAGCCCACTTCTTTGGGGATCTGGGTTACAGTGATGCACTCTGCTCAACAGAATCCCACTATAGTGCCCTGGCAAAACTCAGCGGGTACAATCCCCTCACCTGGCGGTTGAAATTTGCTTCAGAGAGTACCTCGCACAGCCAGGTCATCCGTTCAGATAAATATGCGAAACTCAAGGAACTCATAACCACAGTAAGCGACTCCAGCGACTTCCAGAGGAAAAACGCCGCTTATGAGATGCAGGCCCAGATGCGTGTTAAACTCTCGACCTTCTTCAACTACAGCAGAGGGGTTGCGCTCGCCTGTGGAGCTGGAATAAGCGGATTCAGCAGTGAATGCCGTTCCCTACCACACCAACCTGTACAGATCACCCTCAACCCAAACAACAAGGTCGAAGTGAATACCTCTTTCTATACCATCGGATCAAGCGCAGAGATCTGGAAGCAGATCATCAGTGAGGAACTACAGGTTTCAAAAAGTGACATCACCTTTGTAGAGGAACAAAAAGAGATGCTTGACAGTGGTCCTTCTGTACTGACCGCAAATAGTGGGAGAATGCCGCAACAGATTCAGAAAGCTTGTAATCAGATCAAGGAGAAACGATTTGTCCAGCCCCTTCCTATCTGTGAAAGTGTGCTCTCTCCGAAACAACCAGGGATGAAAGGATCCATGTTTCTCAGCAATAGCTGGGTGGCAACTGCCTTGGAATTGGAGATTGACTCGGTCACCTTGCAGCCTCTGGTAAGAAGGGTTTGGTGTGCAGTATCCCTCTCCAGGGTTTTTGATGAACAGAGCCTAAGAAGCAAGATCCGCCACACAATCGTCACTACACTCAGGGAGGCAGGAGCACTCTTGAGCCATAGCGATACATTCAATATTGAAATCACCATAAAAGATGAGGGTCAACAGATCTCTTCTTCAATCACCAGTGCTTTGAAAGGAGTAATCACCAGCGCGTTTATCTCAGCCCTTGAACAAGCCCTTGGTTATCCGGTCGGGAAAATCCCCGTAGACGGAGAGACATTGCTTGAGGCACTCAGAGGTAATGTATGA
- a CDS encoding 2Fe-2S iron-sulfur cluster-binding protein, with the protein MKIECTIDGKALSLSVNSNKPLSLILMEDVGITSINSHCRGKACGNCIVLLNDEATLSCVIPAFRLREATVRTFDSYQKTRLYRDIERAYKATGNTPCPNCFASKTLIIESILQEMTNSTRNRTFGRNNLPIAGGQNDEAPLDKEAIIQELSLNTCQCMDMAELLQIVEIALTYRRRKRVRRH; encoded by the coding sequence ATGAAGATAGAATGTACTATAGACGGGAAAGCTCTCTCCCTGTCAGTCAACTCAAACAAGCCACTCTCACTTATTCTTATGGAGGATGTAGGGATAACCAGCATCAATAGCCACTGCAGAGGGAAGGCCTGCGGAAACTGCATCGTCCTTCTCAATGACGAGGCAACACTCTCCTGCGTCATTCCTGCATTCCGCCTCAGGGAGGCGACAGTCAGGACCTTTGACAGTTACCAGAAAACACGTCTCTACCGAGACATTGAGCGTGCCTACAAGGCCACAGGAAATACCCCGTGTCCCAATTGTTTTGCATCCAAGACCTTGATCATTGAATCCATATTGCAAGAGATGACCAACAGCACGCGCAACCGCACATTTGGAAGAAACAACCTACCCATTGCTGGAGGTCAAAATGATGAGGCTCCCTTGGACAAGGAAGCAATTATCCAAGAACTCAGTCTGAATACATGCCAGTGTATGGATATGGCTGAATTACTACAAATTGTTGAGATAGCCCTCACCTATAGGAGGCGTAAACGTGTACGAAGGCATTAG
- a CDS encoding FAD binding domain-containing protein: protein MYEGIRSPVIHTPKTLSEFATIAHRYPQAVIWGGGTYLMSQRDYYPSEIKDGIINLDELEELKRITRNDRFVEIGAMVTASQLLYAGKLVLPEILQKTLQSQASQIVRKQTTIGGSLCVPDIRFGLSTTLAILDANAEVKYYQGGKATTHWIPIAKLYDKDGKLLLGPQKALLTRIRIGLEYGDFQRFIIVEDPIRNTDECVIVAFQATRAQNTISKVQFCTTFPNKAYHISKDLVSKLSGQTLPIHPERVNTLSYELVSELRKMHGAISELQLERARRIFESFLHELNAQTLSS from the coding sequence GTGTACGAAGGCATTAGGTCTCCTGTCATCCATACCCCCAAGACATTGAGCGAATTTGCAACCATAGCCCATCGCTATCCCCAAGCTGTCATCTGGGGAGGGGGAACGTATCTGATGAGCCAGAGGGACTATTATCCTAGCGAGATCAAGGATGGTATCATCAATCTTGATGAGCTTGAGGAGCTCAAACGCATCACTAGAAATGACCGTTTCGTTGAAATCGGGGCAATGGTCACTGCAAGTCAGTTGCTGTATGCAGGAAAATTGGTCCTCCCTGAGATTCTCCAGAAAACCCTGCAAAGCCAAGCCTCCCAGATTGTGAGAAAACAGACAACCATAGGGGGAAGCCTCTGTGTCCCTGATATTCGCTTTGGGTTGTCAACGACTCTTGCCATTCTCGACGCAAACGCCGAGGTAAAATACTACCAAGGGGGAAAGGCAACGACCCATTGGATCCCGATTGCCAAGCTCTACGACAAAGATGGGAAGCTGTTGCTCGGCCCACAGAAAGCCCTGCTGACAAGAATTCGCATTGGGCTCGAATATGGCGATTTCCAACGGTTCATTATCGTTGAAGACCCTATCCGGAATACTGACGAATGTGTTATAGTTGCGTTTCAAGCAACCCGTGCACAAAATACCATTTCCAAGGTACAGTTTTGCACGACGTTCCCAAACAAGGCCTATCATATCAGCAAGGACCTTGTTTCGAAATTGTCGGGGCAGACCCTCCCGATTCATCCAGAACGGGTCAATACGCTCTCCTATGAGCTGGTATCTGAATTAAGAAAAATGCATGGAGCGATAAGCGAACTACAGCTTGAGCGTGCCAGGAGAATCTTCGAATCCTTCCTGCACGAACTCAACGCCCAGACGCTCTCCTCCTGA
- the dnaE gene encoding DNA polymerase III subunit alpha: MAESEIVSTEMQSTFIHLHNHTDFSLLDGAAPIPRYMEKAKELGMKSLAITDHGNMFGALRFYYAAKDAGINPIIGCEFYSNPKDHTERPLPGGKKPNQYHLILLAMNEKGYHNLMELNSISYTEGFYFKPRIDDELLIKHNEGLICLSACLGGEILQHLLNDQYDLAKERAQWFASVFDDGRYYLEMQDHGLPEQKKTNPLLKQISDETGIPLVCTNDIHYIEKSDANAQDLLLCVGTNSKKNDPNRMRFPNQEFYMKSEQEMSELFSWCPEAIENTLQIAERCNLEIHFPGPLLPNFEVPPEFSDTADYLRHLSNEGLRSHYDTITEELQKRLDYELDIITKMQFEGYFLIVMDYIQWAKNHDIPVGPGRGSGAGSLVAYSLGITDVDPIKYNLLFERFLNPERVSMPDFDIDFCYERRQEVINYVTEHYGTERVAQIATFGTLKAKAVVKDVARVLDIPFEESNNICKLIPDDPKMNLTKAFEQNNDLVELEKKGGVYAELFDAARRLEGLNRHTSTHAAGVVIGKENLLNYVPLYRDAKTGAISTQYSMDLIEECGLVKMDFLGLKTLTLVKHTEDLIKKKDPTFNASEIDEQDEKTFAMLGRGESNAVFQFESQGMQNILKEAKPNDIEDLVALNALYRPGPMAYIPQFINCKLGKQPITYANPELEEELKTTYGVIVYQEQVMKVAQIIAGYSLGNADILRRIMGKKKVAALEKEKVKFIEGAKALGRTEQHAIEIFEMLEPFAGYGFNKSHAVAYSVVAYQTAYLKANYPAEFWAANLTNEMGSPDKFSEYLQVAKDNGLDILPPSINYSDKHFSVVEGKIVYGLAGIKNVGEGIVELIVKEREESGPYKDLLDFLTRLETKAMNTKLLESLIKAGAFDTLGTNRPTLLENLSDAITYVQKRKEATAFGQISLFDEETEAAMETFSMREVPDWNLPEKLEMEKGLLGFYISGHPLDAFNQAIAQRVTVNTAKLEQVPFGRPVNIIAMVTGIRPFTTQKGSVMGFLQLTDKNATFDATLFPKTYEQYRDILKVDGIYGFVGKFDNSRGNDKISYLIEQILVDPTQLAPVAVSRCHIELEKSFCNNEHITQLRDLCLSYGGSCSLLLHFKEEGQESPLSVACGREFSVRYCDELVEATKENPAILHIWFD, encoded by the coding sequence ATGGCTGAGTCTGAAATAGTATCCACCGAGATGCAGAGTACCTTCATTCACCTGCACAACCATACCGATTTTTCCCTGCTCGATGGAGCAGCCCCGATCCCCCGCTACATGGAAAAAGCCAAAGAATTGGGGATGAAGAGCCTGGCCATCACTGATCATGGGAACATGTTCGGAGCACTACGGTTCTATTACGCTGCAAAGGATGCAGGGATCAACCCCATCATAGGGTGTGAGTTCTACAGTAATCCAAAGGATCATACAGAGCGCCCTCTTCCAGGGGGGAAAAAGCCCAACCAGTACCACCTTATCCTGCTTGCAATGAATGAGAAGGGATACCATAACCTGATGGAACTCAACTCGATTTCCTATACTGAAGGGTTCTACTTCAAACCCCGAATTGATGACGAGTTACTCATCAAGCATAATGAAGGCTTGATCTGCCTCTCAGCCTGCCTTGGCGGTGAGATTCTGCAACATCTGCTCAACGACCAGTATGACCTGGCAAAGGAGAGGGCACAGTGGTTTGCCTCTGTCTTCGATGATGGACGGTACTACCTGGAGATGCAGGACCACGGACTGCCTGAACAGAAGAAAACCAATCCATTGCTGAAACAGATCAGTGATGAGACCGGTATCCCCCTGGTTTGCACCAATGACATCCATTACATTGAAAAGAGTGATGCAAACGCTCAGGATCTCCTACTCTGTGTTGGCACAAACTCCAAGAAGAATGACCCGAACCGGATGCGTTTTCCCAACCAGGAATTCTATATGAAGAGTGAGCAGGAGATGAGTGAGCTCTTCAGTTGGTGTCCTGAGGCAATCGAGAATACACTCCAGATTGCAGAGCGATGCAACCTGGAGATTCACTTCCCCGGACCCCTGCTTCCAAACTTCGAAGTTCCTCCCGAGTTCAGTGATACAGCCGACTATCTTCGCCACCTCTCCAACGAAGGTTTGAGATCACACTATGATACCATCACTGAAGAACTCCAGAAACGTCTTGATTACGAACTCGATATCATCACCAAGATGCAGTTCGAAGGGTATTTCCTTATCGTCATGGACTACATCCAGTGGGCAAAGAACCACGACATCCCCGTAGGCCCAGGGCGAGGCTCTGGTGCGGGTTCCCTTGTGGCTTACTCACTGGGAATAACTGATGTCGATCCAATCAAATACAACCTGCTGTTTGAACGATTCCTCAACCCGGAACGGGTAAGTATGCCGGACTTCGATATTGACTTCTGCTACGAGAGAAGGCAGGAAGTCATCAATTATGTCACCGAGCACTACGGAACCGAACGAGTTGCCCAGATTGCCACCTTCGGTACCTTGAAAGCAAAGGCTGTAGTGAAGGATGTTGCCAGGGTACTGGATATTCCTTTCGAGGAATCGAACAACATCTGCAAACTCATTCCTGACGACCCGAAGATGAATCTGACAAAAGCCTTCGAGCAGAACAACGATCTGGTAGAGCTGGAGAAGAAGGGAGGGGTCTATGCTGAACTCTTCGATGCAGCACGCCGTCTTGAAGGTCTGAACCGGCACACATCCACCCATGCGGCAGGGGTGGTCATAGGCAAGGAGAACCTACTCAACTATGTCCCCCTCTACCGTGACGCGAAGACCGGAGCCATCTCCACCCAGTACTCAATGGACCTCATTGAGGAGTGTGGGTTGGTAAAGATGGACTTCCTGGGACTCAAGACACTCACTTTGGTTAAACATACCGAGGACTTGATCAAGAAAAAGGATCCCACCTTCAATGCAAGTGAGATCGACGAACAAGATGAGAAGACCTTTGCCATGCTTGGTAGAGGTGAGAGCAACGCAGTATTCCAGTTTGAAAGCCAAGGAATGCAGAACATCCTCAAGGAAGCAAAACCCAACGATATAGAGGACCTGGTTGCCTTGAATGCACTCTACCGTCCTGGCCCAATGGCTTATATCCCGCAGTTCATCAACTGCAAACTCGGCAAACAACCCATTACCTATGCGAACCCTGAACTGGAAGAAGAACTGAAAACCACCTACGGTGTCATCGTCTACCAGGAACAGGTAATGAAGGTGGCCCAGATTATCGCTGGGTACTCTCTCGGCAATGCTGATATTCTCAGGCGTATCATGGGTAAGAAGAAAGTTGCTGCCTTGGAAAAGGAGAAGGTAAAGTTCATTGAAGGGGCAAAGGCACTTGGAAGAACTGAGCAACATGCCATTGAGATCTTTGAGATGCTGGAACCCTTTGCAGGCTATGGATTCAATAAGAGCCATGCGGTTGCCTACTCGGTGGTGGCCTACCAGACAGCATACCTGAAAGCAAACTACCCTGCTGAATTCTGGGCTGCCAACCTCACCAATGAGATGGGAAGTCCAGATAAGTTCAGCGAATATTTGCAAGTTGCAAAGGATAACGGGCTGGATATCCTCCCTCCATCGATCAACTACTCCGACAAACATTTCTCTGTTGTTGAGGGAAAGATTGTGTATGGACTCGCAGGCATCAAGAATGTGGGGGAAGGAATCGTTGAACTTATCGTAAAGGAGAGGGAAGAGAGCGGACCCTACAAGGACTTGCTTGACTTCCTTACCCGCCTGGAAACCAAGGCGATGAATACCAAACTCCTTGAATCACTGATCAAGGCAGGGGCATTCGATACACTGGGAACCAACCGCCCCACCCTGCTTGAGAATCTCAGTGATGCCATCACCTATGTACAGAAACGAAAAGAAGCAACTGCATTCGGGCAGATTTCTCTCTTCGATGAGGAGACCGAAGCAGCCATGGAGACGTTTTCCATGCGTGAGGTGCCTGACTGGAACCTACCTGAAAAATTGGAGATGGAAAAAGGACTGCTCGGGTTCTATATCTCTGGGCACCCACTGGATGCATTCAACCAGGCAATTGCACAGCGGGTGACTGTCAATACCGCAAAACTGGAACAGGTTCCCTTTGGCCGTCCGGTCAACATTATAGCCATGGTTACAGGAATCAGGCCATTCACCACCCAAAAGGGCAGTGTCATGGGATTCTTGCAGCTCACCGACAAGAATGCAACCTTTGATGCAACGCTTTTCCCAAAGACCTATGAACAGTATCGGGACATTCTCAAAGTGGATGGGATCTATGGATTTGTAGGGAAGTTCGACAACTCCCGGGGCAATGACAAGATCTCCTATCTTATCGAGCAGATACTCGTTGACCCAACCCAGCTTGCCCCTGTGGCGGTAAGCAGATGCCATATTGAACTGGAGAAATCCTTCTGCAACAATGAACATATCACACAGCTCAGGGACCTCTGCCTCTCCTATGGCGGGTCCTGCTCTCTCCTGCTCCACTTCAAGGAAGAGGGACAGGAGTCACCTCTCAGTGTTGCCTGTGGAAGAGAGTTCAGTGTGCGCTACTGTGATGAATTGGTAGAAGCAACCAAGGAAAATCCTGCTATCTTGCATATTTGGTTCGACTAA
- a CDS encoding YggT family protein: MNQTYYESGMSTAGGGNILMSIASIAATLLSFYSLLIWLRIILTWIRVPGQTQENPLAYYIGKVVDPYLSWFRGISSLRRSHIDLTPLVALAVLSVVQSMLRFYGAYGTITIGMVVALIIQTLWSYLLSPIFWFLIILLGFRLFFCYKRSAKTISYITMLDSLIGGVLNWVQRLFYPKRTINDRQLVTTALVFFIVLNIAASFAIRFLVNFFGNLSF; encoded by the coding sequence ATGAACCAAACCTATTATGAAAGCGGCATGAGTACAGCAGGCGGGGGAAATATCTTGATGAGCATTGCCTCGATTGCTGCAACCCTGCTCTCATTCTACTCCTTGCTGATCTGGCTCAGGATCATCCTTACCTGGATCAGGGTACCTGGACAGACACAGGAAAACCCGCTTGCCTACTACATAGGCAAGGTAGTTGATCCCTATCTCTCATGGTTTAGGGGGATATCCAGCCTTAGGCGCAGTCATATCGACCTTACCCCACTGGTTGCCTTGGCTGTCCTATCTGTAGTGCAGTCAATGCTCCGCTTCTACGGTGCATATGGAACCATTACCATTGGTATGGTTGTTGCGCTAATCATCCAGACACTCTGGTCGTACCTACTCAGTCCCATTTTCTGGTTCTTGATCATCCTCTTGGGCTTCCGGCTCTTTTTCTGCTACAAACGAAGTGCAAAAACCATCAGTTACATCACCATGCTGGACTCACTGATCGGTGGTGTCCTGAACTGGGTCCAGAGATTGTTCTACCCAAAGCGCACGATCAACGACCGTCAGCTTGTCACTACAGCCCTGGTTTTCTTCATCGTCCTCAATATTGCTGCATCCTTTGCAATCAGGTTCCTTGTTAACTTCTTTGGGAATCTCTCCTTCTAA
- the recG gene encoding ATP-dependent DNA helicase RecG: MEYLRNLHQPITTLSGVGPAAKTSYAELGITTFSDLLLLSPRTWEDRSRIQPLGGIQDNQMANTLVEVLSHSYFGLRSGKKRTLKIIVRDVSGLGDGRLSLLCFGRNFLEKTIRIGRIYYLYGNVSWHRGELQCSQFELYPATEDGDFPAQFGKILPIYPLRGSLSQRLIRKNVQEILRRIHHFQEELPETLIEKYQLLSTDEAIRSYHFPPTIELLKQARRTLALTELFYLQLIARRHKGLQQRLVNQGQGIPTKLELHFMEKLPFSLTKDQMTSLKEIREDLDGELPMNRLLQGDVGSGKTLVAWISALHVLSHGAQVAFMAPTELLARQHAESAASLLGELGIRLAFLTGSVKSKERRLLLKAIAEGEVDIIIGTHALFSAEVSFKNLAYVIIDEQHRFGVEQRLALTQKGTVPDVLLMTATPIPRTLSLTVFGNLNVSTLRTMPPGRKPVITHLVNEQSRRRMYASVGVEFKRGHQAYFVYPRIDDSGQSELRDVISMYDFLKQSYPDVPSALIHSKLDEEEKVTILKDYQAGKLGYLVSTSVVEVGIDIPNATCMIIEHAERFGLSALHQLRGRVGRSQLQSYCFLVFSNELTDEAKQRLKVMKESNDGFYIAEQDLLIRGPGELTGTKQSGYLKLSYASLTEDLPLIEIAREEADQILASDPGFLAPSLTVIREVLRQAPPFSAEGSEA; this comes from the coding sequence ATGGAGTATTTGAGGAACCTGCATCAGCCCATCACCACCTTGAGTGGGGTGGGCCCTGCTGCAAAGACCTCATATGCTGAACTGGGGATTACCACTTTCAGTGATCTCTTATTGCTCTCTCCAAGGACATGGGAAGACAGAAGCCGTATCCAACCCTTGGGAGGCATCCAGGACAACCAGATGGCAAACACCCTGGTGGAAGTACTCTCTCACTCGTACTTTGGGTTGAGGAGTGGCAAGAAGCGGACCCTTAAAATTATCGTACGTGATGTCTCCGGCCTAGGTGATGGTCGTTTGAGCTTGCTCTGTTTTGGCCGTAACTTCCTGGAAAAGACCATCAGGATTGGAAGGATCTACTACCTCTATGGGAATGTGAGCTGGCATCGCGGGGAGCTGCAGTGCTCCCAGTTCGAACTCTACCCAGCTACCGAGGATGGCGACTTTCCAGCGCAGTTCGGCAAGATACTTCCCATTTATCCGCTGAGAGGGTCCTTAAGCCAACGTCTGATCAGAAAGAATGTACAGGAGATCTTGAGACGCATACACCACTTCCAAGAAGAATTGCCTGAAACATTGATAGAGAAATACCAACTGCTCTCCACTGACGAGGCTATTCGTAGCTATCACTTCCCCCCAACAATTGAACTCCTGAAGCAGGCACGAAGAACCCTCGCATTGACTGAACTCTTCTACCTTCAGTTGATAGCTCGCAGGCACAAGGGTCTGCAACAACGACTCGTCAACCAAGGCCAGGGCATCCCTACCAAGCTTGAACTACACTTCATGGAGAAACTCCCCTTCAGTCTCACCAAAGACCAGATGACCAGCTTGAAGGAGATCAGGGAAGATCTTGATGGGGAGCTGCCGATGAACCGGCTGCTCCAAGGAGATGTGGGCAGTGGAAAGACCCTAGTTGCCTGGATCAGTGCCCTGCATGTACTCTCCCATGGAGCGCAGGTAGCGTTTATGGCTCCCACAGAGTTGTTGGCTCGTCAGCATGCAGAGTCAGCAGCAAGCCTGCTTGGAGAGCTGGGTATCCGGCTGGCCTTCCTCACCGGTTCAGTAAAGAGCAAGGAAAGGCGACTACTGCTTAAGGCAATTGCAGAAGGAGAGGTAGATATCATCATCGGAACCCATGCGCTCTTCTCTGCCGAGGTCAGTTTCAAGAACCTGGCCTATGTAATCATCGATGAGCAGCACAGATTCGGGGTGGAACAACGGCTTGCATTGACCCAGAAAGGCACGGTTCCTGACGTGTTGCTGATGACAGCCACCCCTATTCCCCGCACCCTCTCCCTTACCGTATTCGGGAATCTCAATGTTTCCACCTTAAGAACCATGCCACCAGGAAGGAAGCCGGTGATCACCCACCTGGTCAATGAACAGAGCAGGAGGAGGATGTATGCATCGGTAGGGGTCGAGTTCAAACGTGGCCACCAGGCATATTTCGTTTACCCGAGAATTGACGACAGTGGGCAGAGTGAACTAAGGGATGTCATTTCCATGTATGATTTCCTCAAGCAATCTTACCCTGATGTTCCCTCAGCCCTGATCCACAGCAAACTGGACGAGGAAGAGAAAGTCACCATCCTCAAGGACTACCAAGCCGGAAAGCTTGGCTATCTGGTCTCCACCAGTGTTGTTGAGGTCGGGATCGACATACCCAATGCAACCTGCATGATCATCGAACATGCCGAGCGATTCGGGCTCTCTGCCCTTCACCAGCTCAGGGGAAGGGTTGGCCGTTCCCAGTTGCAGTCCTACTGTTTTCTCGTTTTCTCAAATGAGTTGACCGATGAAGCAAAACAACGGCTCAAGGTAATGAAGGAGTCGAACGACGGCTTCTACATAGCAGAGCAAGACCTCTTGATCAGGGGACCAGGGGAACTGACAGGAACCAAACAGTCTGGCTACCTCAAGCTCTCCTACGCATCCCTGACGGAGGACCTCCCCCTTATCGAGATAGCACGAGAAGAAGCTGACCAGATCCTTGCCTCCGACCCAGGGTTCTTGGCCCCCTCTCTCACGGTGATCAGGGAAGTGCTTCGCCAAGCTCCTCCCTTCAGCGCTGAAGGAAGTGAGGCGTAA
- the rsmD gene encoding 16S rRNA (guanine(966)-N(2))-methyltransferase RsmD — protein MRITGGMYRGRTVACPPGVIRPAMDMMRESLFSILGSLEEKTWLDLFTGSGCVGIEAASRGARLVHLVEKDRQKKATIMDNISMVESEIKLFMADVRRFIPTAKMQYDIVYADPPFPMQGKVDLAKAVDKQKLLTPGGLFIIHYPSEEKKQWPETVGSLVCYDERKYGRSTLRFYRNTQDKDLTDV, from the coding sequence ATGAGAATTACCGGAGGAATGTATCGGGGAAGGACAGTCGCATGTCCACCAGGGGTCATCAGACCAGCCATGGATATGATGAGAGAATCTCTCTTCTCCATCCTGGGAAGTCTGGAAGAGAAAACTTGGCTGGATTTATTCACCGGAAGTGGTTGCGTCGGAATCGAGGCAGCAAGCCGGGGTGCAAGACTGGTACACTTGGTCGAGAAAGACCGACAAAAAAAGGCCACCATCATGGATAACATCAGCATGGTAGAGAGCGAAATCAAGCTCTTCATGGCCGATGTACGACGTTTCATTCCTACCGCGAAAATGCAGTATGACATTGTGTATGCAGATCCTCCTTTTCCCATGCAGGGCAAGGTCGATCTGGCAAAGGCTGTTGATAAGCAGAAGCTCCTTACCCCTGGAGGATTGTTCATCATTCACTACCCATCCGAAGAGAAGAAACAGTGGCCAGAGACGGTAGGTTCCTTGGTTTGTTATGATGAGCGTAAATATGGAAGAAGTACCCTACGCTTCTATCGAAACACCCAAGACAAGGACCTAACAGATGTATGA